Proteins encoded together in one Flavobacteriales bacterium window:
- a CDS encoding response regulator transcription factor, producing the protein MLHVLIVEDEPFIAEDLASMLGELGHAVNGRARDAAEALHMLNTAAPDLVMLDIRLGEGPDGFAVAERLQQRGIPFLYVTSHTDAETLAHMGRTRPAGFIRKPFDEEDVRAQLAVALTRNAHTGAADLFVRDKGRLLRLPVGEVLFAEADDNYVILHTAERRHVLVATLAHMLERLGPQTFARVHRSYLVNIDRVTALHDGQVLVGPHRVPVGRTHRDALKARLRIGDPGEG; encoded by the coding sequence ATGCTGCACGTGTTGATCGTGGAGGACGAACCCTTCATCGCCGAGGACCTGGCCAGCATGCTCGGCGAACTGGGGCATGCCGTCAACGGACGCGCCCGCGATGCCGCCGAGGCCCTGCACATGCTGAACACGGCCGCGCCCGATCTGGTGATGCTGGACATCCGCCTGGGCGAAGGCCCCGATGGCTTCGCGGTGGCCGAACGGCTGCAACAACGGGGCATCCCCTTCCTGTACGTCACCTCGCACACCGACGCCGAGACCCTCGCCCACATGGGCCGGACGCGACCGGCGGGCTTCATCCGCAAGCCGTTCGATGAGGAGGATGTGCGCGCCCAACTGGCCGTGGCCCTTACGCGGAACGCCCACACCGGGGCCGCGGACCTCTTCGTGCGCGACAAGGGCCGCCTGTTGCGCCTTCCCGTCGGCGAGGTGCTCTTTGCCGAAGCCGATGACAACTACGTGATCCTGCATACCGCCGAGCGCCGGCATGTGCTCGTGGCCACCCTGGCCCACATGCTCGAGCGACTGGGCCCGCAGACCTTCGCCCGCGTGCACCGGTCCTACCTGGTGAACATCGATCGCGTGACCGCGCTGCACGACGGACAGGTGCTGGTGGGGCCCCACCGCGTGCCCGTGGGGCGCACGCACCGCGATGCCTTGAAGGCGCGCCTGCGCATCGGCGACCCGGGCGAAGGCTGA
- a CDS encoding ATP-binding protein, which yields MPGMWRAIRTGGRFRPLLVALVLATSLSAQVDSLERVLVGLPQDSSRLPVLRALFHAEVFHTPARASAHAEAFAALAEAVGSARQRAQAQAMLGQALYVRGNGLQALPHFQRSLAAYRAEGLVGEAGMVQANIAGILADARHWSEARSAFERALADLEQGGEREWAARVEGELAQVLQVMGRHDSAALYYQRSAAALERYGMAHHAREVRLDEAGAILRSGRTEQAVDLFRSADTASARTPAPLILIRLLLRSGRWSLAHGQHAEADSLLRRALSLATSGGFVLERAKVHEALADLEAAHGRPDSALAQLRQHIQWKDTLDERSDAAAILALERRASDALSKAELEHRGAVIARQRAQLILIAAAVLLLAVIVLALWSVLRRERRHRIALADRTRIVEEALHAKSLLVREIHHRVKNNLQIVSGLLRVQLRAIKDPAARMAVRDGLDRIRSMSLIHQDLYQHDGVQGIEMAPYVERLAQGLRRSHAVEEHRVTLHLDVEPLWLDVDTAIPLGLVINELITNALKHAFPAGRPGRITVSLHEEQGALVLYVADNGVGLPDPLPAGGDGSGLVLVRTFAEKLKAEQHVRSGPGTTVQLRLHLPSRSR from the coding sequence ATGCCCGGGATGTGGCGGGCCATCCGCACAGGAGGGCGCTTCCGTCCGCTGTTGGTCGCCCTGGTGCTGGCCACCTCGCTTTCCGCGCAGGTGGACAGCCTGGAGCGTGTGCTCGTCGGCCTTCCGCAGGACAGTTCGCGGCTGCCCGTCCTGCGCGCGCTCTTCCACGCCGAGGTGTTCCACACGCCCGCCCGGGCCTCCGCGCACGCCGAGGCCTTCGCCGCACTTGCCGAAGCCGTTGGTTCCGCACGGCAGCGCGCTCAGGCGCAGGCCATGCTCGGCCAGGCGCTCTATGTGCGCGGGAACGGACTGCAGGCGCTGCCGCACTTCCAGCGCTCGCTGGCCGCATACCGCGCCGAAGGCCTTGTCGGGGAGGCCGGCATGGTGCAGGCCAACATCGCCGGCATCCTGGCCGATGCCCGGCACTGGAGCGAGGCGCGTTCCGCGTTCGAACGCGCCCTTGCCGATCTGGAGCAGGGTGGTGAGCGCGAATGGGCCGCCCGGGTGGAGGGGGAGCTGGCCCAGGTCCTCCAGGTGATGGGACGGCACGACAGCGCCGCGCTCTACTACCAGCGATCGGCCGCGGCCCTCGAACGCTACGGCATGGCCCACCATGCCCGCGAGGTCAGGCTCGACGAGGCCGGCGCGATCCTCCGGTCCGGCCGCACCGAACAAGCCGTGGATCTCTTTCGTTCCGCCGACACCGCCTCGGCACGCACTCCCGCACCCCTGATCCTCATCCGCCTGCTGCTCCGCTCGGGCCGATGGTCCCTCGCACATGGCCAGCACGCCGAGGCCGACAGCCTGCTGCGCCGGGCCCTATCGCTCGCCACGTCCGGTGGCTTTGTGCTGGAGCGCGCCAAGGTGCATGAGGCGCTCGCCGACCTGGAAGCCGCCCACGGGCGACCCGACAGCGCGCTGGCCCAGCTCCGTCAGCACATCCAGTGGAAGGACACGTTGGACGAGCGGTCCGATGCCGCCGCCATCCTGGCCCTCGAACGGCGCGCCAGCGATGCGCTCTCCAAGGCCGAGCTCGAGCACCGCGGAGCCGTGATCGCCCGCCAGCGCGCACAGCTCATCCTCATCGCCGCCGCCGTGCTGCTGCTGGCCGTCATCGTGCTGGCCCTGTGGTCCGTGCTGCGCCGCGAACGCCGCCACCGGATCGCCCTGGCCGACCGCACGCGCATCGTGGAGGAGGCCCTGCACGCCAAGAGCCTCCTGGTGCGCGAGATCCATCACCGGGTGAAGAACAACCTGCAGATCGTGAGCGGCCTGCTGCGCGTGCAGCTCCGTGCCATCAAGGACCCCGCCGCCCGCATGGCCGTGCGCGACGGCCTCGATCGCATCCGCAGCATGAGCCTCATCCACCAGGACCTCTACCAGCACGACGGGGTGCAGGGCATCGAGATGGCGCCCTACGTGGAACGCCTCGCGCAGGGCCTGCGACGCAGCCATGCCGTGGAGGAGCACCGCGTGACGCTCCACCTGGACGTGGAACCCCTGTGGCTCGACGTGGACACGGCCATCCCGCTCGGCCTGGTCATCAACGAGCTCATCACCAATGCGCTCAAGCATGCCTTCCCCGCTGGGCGCCCCGGTCGCATCACCGTGAGCTTGCATGAGGAGCAGGGCGCCCTGGTCCTCTACGTCGCCGATAACGGTGTGGGCCTGCCCGATCCCCTCCCTGCGGGCGGCGATGGCTCTGGACTGGTGCTCGTGCGCACCTTCGCCGAGAAGCTGAAGGCCGAACAACACGTGCGCAGCGGACCGGGCACCACCGTGCAGCTGCGCCTTCACCTGCCGTCCCGAAGCCGATAG
- a CDS encoding DUF1569 domain-containing protein, whose protein sequence is MDNIFDRAVCEAYIARINTLEKDTRPQWGRMNAAQMLAHVSRPYEMVCDPNHSATHKRPNGFVRFLLKRFLKPIVVGPKPYAKNSRTAPSFVVADERVLETERKRLIGYIGQVQAWGTTHFDGKDNHSFGVMTAQEWNNLFAKHLEHHLRQFGV, encoded by the coding sequence ATGGACAACATCTTCGACCGCGCCGTGTGCGAGGCGTACATCGCCCGGATCAACACCCTCGAAAAGGATACACGTCCGCAATGGGGCAGGATGAACGCCGCGCAGATGCTGGCGCACGTGAGCAGACCGTATGAGATGGTGTGCGACCCGAACCACTCCGCCACGCATAAGCGGCCCAATGGGTTCGTGCGCTTTCTGCTGAAGCGCTTTCTGAAACCGATCGTGGTGGGCCCGAAGCCCTATGCGAAGAACTCACGCACGGCCCCTTCGTTCGTGGTGGCGGACGAGCGCGTGTTGGAGACCGAGCGCAAGCGCCTCATCGGCTACATCGGCCAGGTGCAGGCGTGGGGAACAACGCACTTCGACGGCAAGGACAACCACAGCTTCGGGGTGATGACCGCGCAGGAGTGGAACAACCTCTTCGCGAAGCACCTGGAGCACCACCTGCGGCAGTTCGGGGTGTGA
- a CDS encoding LytTR family transcriptional regulator DNA-binding domain-containing protein, with amino-acid sequence MDAVRLVIVEDDAVIAADLGALLTDLGHIVVATCPDAVGALRAVAVHRPQLVLLDINLGKGRDGVHIAERINTVERVPFVFITGHTDQRTLDRVKATRPAGFIIKPFDEDDLRTQIEIALARHAAQGDAGTPPGEVQQQGSQASDVLFVRDRGRRVKVPVQEIRYVEADNNYVVVHTAERRYVMACSLTSMAERLPSSSFVRIHRRYLVDVRRITGLSEREAHLGELVLPVGKTHKEELRVRWHRHRPDASRW; translated from the coding sequence ATGGACGCCGTTCGCCTGGTGATCGTGGAGGATGATGCGGTGATCGCCGCGGACCTCGGTGCGTTGTTGACCGATCTGGGCCACATCGTGGTGGCCACCTGCCCCGATGCCGTGGGTGCGCTTCGCGCCGTCGCCGTCCATCGGCCCCAGCTGGTGCTGCTGGACATCAACCTGGGCAAGGGGCGCGATGGCGTCCACATCGCCGAACGCATCAACACGGTGGAGCGGGTGCCCTTCGTCTTCATCACCGGCCACACCGACCAGCGCACCCTCGACCGTGTGAAGGCCACCCGGCCTGCCGGCTTCATCATCAAGCCGTTCGACGAGGACGACCTGCGCACCCAGATCGAGATCGCCCTCGCACGCCACGCCGCACAGGGCGATGCGGGAACTCCGCCCGGCGAAGTCCAACAACAGGGATCCCAGGCCTCCGATGTGCTCTTCGTGCGCGACAGGGGCCGCCGGGTGAAGGTGCCCGTGCAGGAGATCCGCTATGTGGAGGCCGACAACAACTACGTGGTCGTTCACACCGCCGAGCGCCGCTACGTGATGGCCTGCTCCCTCACCAGCATGGCGGAGCGCCTGCCCTCGTCGTCCTTCGTCCGCATCCACCGCCGCTACCTGGTGGATGTGCGGCGGATCACCGGATTGAGCGAACGGGAGGCCCATCTGGGCGAGCTCGTCCTGCCTGTCGGAAAGACCCACAAGGAGGAGCTCCGTGTGCGCTGGCATCGGCATCGGCCCGATGCGTCCCGGTGGTGA
- a CDS encoding tetratricopeptide repeat protein, with amino-acid sequence MRASLILLLLLIGGPVRAQVDSLRAALNGQTVDTIRLVLLDRLTSAYLFKEPDSALHYGQRLFDLAEELGAGWRSARALNLMGRAHHLKGAYAPALACFQEALKRFERSGNRRSVAATRSNIGSLYTDEGRLEKAIEAYRASMAAYREVGDVTWEMGAAFGLAEVYERMGVTDSAQALYGRAADVLAGIDAREHAAMARLEQARLVQGLHHDSLAEAFYRDALALLGASENDFARCSILSGRARALVRMGRDEEARPLFLEALRIADRSAFRQELADLSLALSRLYERAGGPDSALSYLRLHIQWKDSLFSAERARAIVEVQERFDSERKDVALAHQQALLARRTTLIRVIAAAAVLLLLAALLSWRAYRLKKRTSDQLADRNAVIGAALKEKELLLHELHHRVKNNMQTVGSLLRLQAREESDQGTRAALHEAMMRVKSLALVHQDLYRDTALTGVNMDAYIGKLARGLLRSHAMDQRITLALDVRPVRLQVDSAVPLGLILNELITNALKHAFPSTAGRHAHGGTLAIVLHDQGDMLVLEVRDNGVGYEAGGRTGAGDTQCLSGTGILATFAGTLGADWSVRSDGGTTVRFAVRNFARA; translated from the coding sequence GTGCGCGCATCGCTCATCCTCCTTCTTCTCCTGATCGGTGGGCCGGTCCGGGCCCAGGTGGACAGCCTGCGTGCGGCGCTGAACGGGCAGACGGTGGACACGATCCGGCTCGTCCTCCTCGACCGGCTGACGAGCGCCTACCTCTTCAAGGAGCCGGACTCGGCGCTGCACTACGGACAGCGGTTGTTCGACCTCGCGGAGGAGCTCGGTGCGGGCTGGCGAAGCGCCAGGGCGCTGAACCTCATGGGTCGTGCCCATCACCTGAAAGGCGCGTATGCCCCGGCGCTGGCCTGTTTCCAGGAAGCCCTGAAGCGGTTCGAGCGGTCGGGCAACCGGCGTTCGGTGGCGGCCACGCGATCGAACATCGGCAGCCTGTACACCGACGAGGGCCGCCTGGAGAAGGCGATCGAGGCCTATCGCGCTTCGATGGCGGCCTATCGCGAGGTGGGCGATGTGACCTGGGAGATGGGTGCCGCCTTCGGGTTGGCCGAGGTGTATGAACGGATGGGGGTGACCGACAGCGCGCAGGCCCTCTATGGTCGTGCTGCGGATGTGCTCGCCGGTATCGATGCCCGCGAGCATGCCGCCATGGCCCGCCTCGAACAGGCCCGCCTCGTCCAGGGCCTTCATCACGACTCGCTCGCGGAGGCGTTCTACCGCGATGCCCTCGCCCTGCTGGGCGCATCGGAGAATGACTTCGCCCGGTGCAGCATCCTGTCCGGTCGCGCCCGTGCCCTGGTCCGCATGGGGCGCGATGAGGAGGCGCGTCCCCTCTTCCTGGAGGCGCTCCGGATCGCCGACCGCAGTGCGTTCCGCCAGGAGCTCGCCGATCTGTCGCTGGCCCTCTCCAGGCTCTACGAACGCGCCGGCGGACCGGACAGCGCCTTGTCCTATCTGCGGCTGCATATCCAGTGGAAGGACAGCCTGTTCTCCGCCGAACGTGCACGGGCCATCGTGGAGGTGCAGGAGCGCTTCGACAGCGAACGCAAGGATGTGGCCCTCGCCCATCAGCAGGCCCTGCTCGCCCGGCGCACCACGCTCATCCGCGTCATCGCCGCCGCAGCGGTGCTGTTGCTCCTGGCCGCTCTTCTATCCTGGCGCGCCTACCGCTTGAAGAAGCGCACGAGCGATCAGCTGGCCGACAGGAACGCGGTGATCGGTGCCGCCCTCAAGGAGAAGGAGCTGCTGCTCCACGAACTGCACCACCGCGTGAAGAACAACATGCAGACCGTGGGCAGCCTGTTGCGGCTGCAGGCCCGCGAAGAGTCCGATCAGGGCACCCGCGCCGCCTTGCATGAGGCCATGATGCGCGTCAAGAGCCTGGCCCTTGTCCATCAGGATCTGTATCGTGATACGGCCCTGACCGGTGTGAACATGGACGCCTACATCGGGAAGCTGGCCCGGGGACTGCTCCGCAGCCATGCCATGGACCAGCGCATCACGCTGGCGCTGGATGTGCGACCCGTGCGCTTGCAGGTGGACAGCGCCGTGCCGCTGGGCCTCATCCTCAACGAGCTCATCACCAACGCCCTCAAGCACGCCTTCCCGTCCACCGCCGGGCGGCACGCGCATGGCGGCACGCTTGCCATCGTGCTGCACGACCAGGGCGACATGCTCGTTCTGGAGGTGCGCGACAACGGGGTGGGGTACGAGGCCGGCGGCCGCACCGGTGCGGGCGATACGCAGTGCCTATCGGGCACCGGCATCCTGGCCACCTTCGCCGGGACGCTGGGCGCTGATTGGTCCGTGCGCAGCGATGGGGGAACCACCGTGCGCTTCGCCGTACGCAACTTCGCTCGTGCCTGA
- a CDS encoding SBBP repeat-containing protein, translating into MRACLLLVTVAVVGPVRITAQTLEWAHAIGGNSADRTFSVAVDDAGHVLTVGTFSLSMDLDPGPGVFTVSSVSDLDVFIRKVDAAGDFLWGGSFGSVSVDEARSVTTDASNNVIVTGLFRGSVDVDLGAGVSSLTAGVSTDAFVVKYAPTGTLLWARQLGGTIADEGRAVAVDDAGNVLVTGFFSGTVDLDPGPGVQTTATTGFQDVFVLKLDPSGNLLWAHGLGGAGTDTGNGIATDPSGAVFVTGQFQGTVDFDPGPGTAALSSAGDLDMFVLKLTSGGALDWAGRIGGALVDRANRIATDLSGACYITGDLEGDIDVDPGPATVTITPVGSMDGVLVKLDGSGVFQWAVHLAGTGSTLETCDDVAVDPAGHVHVTGRVGSPMDIDPGPGSTVLTSVASTDVFAASYTATGSLRWGFAVGGSSIDHGRAIAVGPSAEVVVGGEFNTSVDMDPGTGTTTITGPGQHGFVAKYAQPGCRQGLLALKVLLEGPYDIGTGLMADPLRALGHLPLQEPYTAMGHAPSGALTTAPGMLAVTGPDAIVDWVLVELRDPVQPATVVDARSALLQRDGDVVDVDGTSPVLFCDQDDVPYKVAVRHRNHLGVMTAADHVLSGTPLSIDLGLGTTAVFGTDARHAVGGAELLWQGNVRYDGVVKYTGTNNDRDPILVRIGGLVPTAILNGYWPEDVNMDGTVKYAGAGNDRDRVLLTIGGAVPTATRAQQLP; encoded by the coding sequence ATGAGAGCATGCCTCCTCCTCGTCACCGTCGCAGTCGTCGGTCCTGTCAGGATCACTGCCCAGACCCTTGAGTGGGCCCATGCCATCGGGGGCAATTCCGCGGACCGCACCTTCAGCGTGGCCGTGGATGACGCCGGCCACGTGCTCACCGTGGGCACCTTCAGCCTGTCGATGGACCTCGATCCCGGTCCCGGTGTCTTCACGGTCTCCTCGGTGAGCGACCTGGATGTCTTCATCCGCAAGGTCGACGCCGCGGGCGATTTCCTCTGGGGTGGTTCCTTCGGAAGCGTCTCGGTGGATGAGGCCCGGTCCGTGACCACCGATGCGAGCAATAACGTGATCGTCACCGGTCTGTTCCGCGGCAGCGTGGACGTGGATCTGGGTGCTGGTGTCAGCTCCCTCACCGCCGGTGTGTCCACCGATGCGTTCGTGGTGAAGTACGCACCGACCGGCACCCTCCTCTGGGCCCGGCAGCTGGGGGGCACCATCGCCGACGAAGGCCGGGCCGTGGCCGTGGATGATGCCGGCAACGTGCTGGTCACCGGCTTCTTCTCCGGAACGGTGGACCTGGACCCGGGTCCCGGCGTGCAGACCACCGCGACCACCGGCTTCCAGGATGTGTTCGTGCTGAAGCTCGATCCCTCGGGGAACCTGCTGTGGGCCCATGGCCTTGGTGGAGCGGGCACCGACACCGGGAACGGCATCGCCACCGATCCGTCCGGAGCGGTGTTCGTCACCGGACAGTTCCAAGGGACGGTGGACTTCGACCCCGGCCCGGGCACGGCTGCGCTCTCCTCCGCCGGTGATCTGGACATGTTCGTGCTGAAGCTCACCTCCGGCGGGGCACTGGACTGGGCGGGCCGGATCGGTGGTGCCCTCGTCGACCGCGCCAACCGGATCGCCACGGACCTCAGCGGCGCCTGCTACATCACCGGCGATCTCGAAGGGGACATCGATGTGGACCCCGGGCCCGCCACCGTCACGATCACCCCGGTGGGTTCCATGGACGGTGTGCTGGTGAAGCTGGATGGCAGCGGCGTGTTCCAATGGGCCGTGCACCTGGCCGGTACCGGCAGCACGCTGGAGACCTGCGACGATGTGGCGGTCGATCCAGCGGGCCATGTGCACGTCACCGGGCGCGTGGGTTCGCCGATGGACATCGATCCCGGTCCGGGCAGCACGGTGCTGACCTCCGTGGCCAGCACCGACGTCTTCGCCGCCAGCTATACCGCCACGGGCAGCTTGCGCTGGGGCTTCGCCGTCGGCGGAAGCTCCATCGATCACGGACGCGCCATCGCGGTCGGGCCATCGGCCGAGGTGGTGGTGGGGGGTGAGTTCAACACCAGTGTCGACATGGACCCCGGCACCGGCACCACCACCATCACAGGACCGGGCCAGCATGGGTTCGTTGCGAAGTACGCCCAGCCCGGATGCCGGCAGGGGCTGCTCGCCCTGAAGGTGCTGCTCGAAGGCCCGTACGACATCGGCACCGGACTGATGGCCGACCCACTGCGGGCCCTGGGTCACCTGCCGCTCCAGGAACCCTACACGGCGATGGGCCACGCTCCCTCCGGCGCGCTCACCACGGCTCCGGGCATGCTCGCCGTCACCGGCCCCGATGCGATCGTGGACTGGGTGCTGGTGGAGCTGCGCGATCCGGTGCAGCCCGCCACGGTGGTCGACGCTCGGTCGGCCCTGCTGCAACGCGACGGTGATGTGGTCGACGTGGACGGCACCTCCCCGGTGTTGTTCTGCGATCAGGATGATGTGCCCTACAAGGTGGCCGTGCGCCACCGCAACCACCTGGGCGTGATGACCGCGGCGGACCATGTCCTCTCGGGCACCCCCCTGAGCATCGACCTCGGCCTGGGGACCACGGCGGTCTTCGGGACCGACGCCCGGCATGCGGTGGGCGGTGCGGAGCTGCTCTGGCAGGGCAATGTGCGCTACGACGGGGTGGTGAAGTACACCGGTACCAACAACGACCGCGACCCCATCCTCGTGCGCATCGGCGGGCTTGTGCCCACCGCGATCCTCAACGGCTACTGGCCTGAGGATGTGAACATGGACGGCACCGTGAAGTACGCCGGGGCCGGCAACGACCGCGATCGCGTCCTGCTCACCATCGGCGGCGCTGTACCCACGGCCACCCGGGCACAGCAGCTTCCGTGA
- a CDS encoding aldo/keto reductase, with protein sequence MRHRRLGHAGLQLSELSLGSWLTFGKQITDDTAEALMKLAYDKGINFFDNAEIYARGESERVMGRILRKMEWPRDTWTVSSKVFFGAGGKLPTQVGLHRKHVVEACHAALKRLQVDHLDLYFCHRPDPATPIGETVWTMHQLILQGKVMYWGTSEWSAAEIQEAHAFAQAHHLIGPTMEQPQYNLFHRAKVEEEFADLYDTVGLGTTIWSPLASGILSGKHTLEGDASSRLRMAGLEWLKERELNQARLKKVEELKGIAQELGLSLPVFAIAWCLKNPRVSTVMLGASKVAQLEENLKAVEAQDLLTPEVMKRVEHLLAGEKLSTW encoded by the coding sequence ATGCGCCACCGCCGCCTCGGCCACGCCGGCCTGCAACTCTCCGAGCTCTCGCTGGGCTCCTGGCTCACCTTCGGTAAACAGATCACCGACGACACCGCCGAGGCGCTGATGAAGCTCGCCTACGACAAGGGCATCAACTTCTTCGACAACGCCGAGATCTATGCGCGTGGCGAGAGCGAGCGCGTGATGGGCCGCATCCTGCGGAAGATGGAATGGCCGCGCGACACGTGGACGGTGAGCAGCAAGGTCTTCTTCGGGGCCGGCGGCAAGCTGCCCACGCAGGTGGGCCTGCACCGCAAGCACGTGGTGGAGGCCTGCCATGCGGCCTTGAAGCGGTTGCAGGTCGATCATCTGGACCTCTATTTCTGCCACCGGCCCGATCCGGCCACGCCCATCGGCGAAACGGTGTGGACGATGCACCAGCTGATCCTGCAGGGCAAGGTGATGTACTGGGGCACCAGCGAGTGGAGCGCCGCGGAGATCCAGGAGGCCCACGCCTTCGCGCAGGCGCACCACCTGATCGGCCCCACCATGGAGCAGCCGCAGTACAACCTGTTCCACCGCGCCAAGGTGGAGGAGGAGTTCGCCGACCTGTACGACACCGTGGGTCTGGGCACTACCATCTGGAGTCCGCTGGCCAGCGGCATCCTCAGTGGCAAGCACACGCTGGAAGGCGACGCCTCCTCACGGTTGCGGATGGCCGGGCTCGAGTGGTTGAAGGAACGTGAACTGAACCAGGCCCGCCTGAAGAAGGTGGAGGAGCTCAAGGGCATCGCGCAGGAGCTCGGGCTCTCGCTGCCGGTGTTCGCCATCGCCTGGTGCCTGAAGAACCCGCGCGTCAGCACGGTGATGCTCGGGGCGAGCAAGGTGGCGCAGCTGGAGGAGAACCTGAAAGCGGTGGAGGCGCAGGACCTGCTCACGCCGGAGGTGATGAAGCGCGTGGAGCACTTGCTCGCCGGCGAAAAGCTCAGCACATGGTGA
- a CDS encoding RidA family protein, with protein sequence MSSISSNKAPEPVGHYPHARRVGDLLFLSGVGPRERGTRKIPGVELNADGTITSYDIETQVRSVFQNVRWILEDSGSSWEKIVDVTVYLTNMKDDFPTYNRLWKEYFEKDPPCRTTLEINCLPTPIAIELKVIATV encoded by the coding sequence ATGTCCAGCATCTCCAGCAACAAAGCCCCCGAGCCCGTCGGCCATTACCCCCATGCCCGCCGCGTGGGCGACCTGCTCTTCCTGAGCGGCGTGGGCCCGCGCGAACGCGGCACCAGGAAGATCCCCGGGGTTGAACTGAACGCCGATGGCACGATCACTTCGTACGACATCGAGACGCAGGTGCGCAGCGTGTTCCAGAACGTGCGCTGGATCCTCGAGGACAGCGGCAGCAGCTGGGAGAAGATCGTGGACGTGACGGTCTACCTCACCAACATGAAGGACGACTTCCCCACGTACAACCGGCTGTGGAAGGAGTACTTCGAGAAGGACCCTCCGTGCAGGACGACGTTGGAGATCAATTGCCTGCCCACGCCGATCGCCATTGAGCTGAAGGTGATCGCGACGGTGTGA
- a CDS encoding nucleotidyltransferase domain-containing protein translates to MITDLINKDRQGFLDLCKRCQVGSLYAFGSSTRDDFRDDSDVDVLVDVKPLDDLEAGGALLDLWDGLEAFFQRPVDLLTRGSLRNPYLIAEIERTKILIYDGRSEEVLV, encoded by the coding sequence ATGATCACCGACCTGATCAACAAGGACCGACAGGGCTTCCTGGATCTGTGCAAACGCTGCCAGGTGGGCTCGCTCTATGCCTTCGGGTCGAGCACTCGGGACGATTTTCGGGACGACAGCGACGTGGACGTGCTGGTGGATGTGAAACCCTTGGATGACCTGGAGGCCGGCGGCGCTCTGCTCGACTTGTGGGACGGCCTTGAGGCCTTCTTTCAACGTCCGGTGGATCTGCTGACGCGGGGATCCCTCCGCAACCCCTACCTCATCGCGGAGATCGAACGGACCAAGATCCTCATCTACGATGGACGTAGCGAAGAAGTATTGGTCTGA
- a CDS encoding DUF86 domain-containing protein has product MDVAKKYWSDVLSAIEEIDAFTGDIDGMNGYHADRRTKWAEERGLAITGEAIHHLRRLGAEGLPPDADRIVAMRNRLIHSYDNVDDKIVWHVIKVHLPALKAAAVGKLQDPTVE; this is encoded by the coding sequence ATGGACGTAGCGAAGAAGTATTGGTCTGACGTGCTGTCCGCGATCGAGGAGATCGATGCGTTCACCGGAGACATCGATGGTATGAACGGCTATCACGCCGATCGGCGAACCAAATGGGCTGAGGAACGCGGCCTGGCCATCACCGGGGAGGCCATTCACCACTTGCGCAGACTTGGAGCGGAAGGTCTTCCCCCCGATGCGGACCGGATCGTGGCCATGCGGAACCGGCTGATCCACTCGTATGACAATGTGGATGACAAGATCGTGTGGCACGTGATCAAGGTGCATCTGCCGGCACTGAAAGCCGCAGCGGTAGGCAAATTGCAAGATCCGACCGTCGAATGA
- a CDS encoding DinB family protein produces MDRSEINNELQQHHQAFIARVSGLPMHTRAASRNGKWTPAQHLEHILRGVRPVALAVRLPRWLLRWWFGKPNRPPRDYDAIVARYTEKLAAGGRAFGVFVPPAVPATKVERIAGSLRKTVHSLTRCVDGWSEHDLDTVLLPHPLLGKVTVREMLYFTIYHVRHHQALVERDTA; encoded by the coding sequence ATGGACCGCTCCGAGATCAACAACGAACTACAGCAACACCATCAGGCGTTCATTGCGCGCGTGTCCGGCCTACCCATGCACACGCGCGCGGCGTCGCGCAATGGCAAGTGGACCCCCGCTCAGCACCTTGAGCATATCCTCCGCGGGGTGCGTCCGGTCGCCCTCGCAGTACGCTTGCCGAGGTGGTTGCTGCGCTGGTGGTTCGGGAAGCCGAACCGGCCGCCCCGGGACTACGATGCGATCGTGGCGCGCTACACGGAGAAACTGGCTGCCGGGGGAAGAGCGTTCGGCGTCTTTGTTCCGCCTGCCGTCCCCGCGACCAAGGTGGAACGCATCGCCGGATCGCTACGGAAGACCGTGCATTCGCTGACCCGGTGCGTGGATGGCTGGTCCGAGCATGATCTGGATACCGTGCTGCTGCCCCATCCGCTGCTCGGCAAAGTGACGGTGCGTGAGATGCTCTACTTCACCATCTACCATGTGCGGCACCACCAGGCCTTGGTGGAGCGGGATACGGCCTGA